The Verrucomicrobium spinosum DSM 4136 = JCM 18804 genome includes a region encoding these proteins:
- a CDS encoding alpha-1,2-fucosyltransferase, which produces MVISHISEGLGNQMFQYAAGRRLSYHLGTTLKLDDYHYRLHPFRSFQLDRFLITSPIATDAEISHLCPLEGLARAIRARLPGKLRGATLRLLGNLGLGSPYQPRLHSFKEETPKQPLLIGKVVSERHFHFDPDVLECPDNVCLVGYWQDERYFGEIRDILLRELTLKSPPAGATKAVLERIQRSSSVSLHVRRGDKTKSSSYHCTSLEYCLAAMSEMRARLQAPTFFVFSDDWDWVREQIPCSSSVIHVDHNRAEDVSEDFRLMKSCDHHIIASSSLSWWAAWLGTNENSFVFSPPADRWLNFSNHFTADVLPPHWIQLDGSSLLPAQ; this is translated from the coding sequence ATGGTGATATCCCACATCAGCGAAGGTCTCGGCAACCAGATGTTTCAGTATGCGGCAGGCCGGAGGCTGTCCTACCACCTTGGCACCACGTTGAAGCTGGACGACTATCACTACCGTCTCCATCCATTCAGATCATTCCAACTCGATCGATTCCTGATCACTTCGCCGATCGCGACGGACGCCGAGATCAGTCATTTGTGTCCTTTGGAAGGCCTTGCCAGGGCTATCCGGGCCCGCCTTCCAGGAAAACTGCGGGGCGCCACCCTTCGGCTTCTGGGCAATTTGGGGCTGGGCAGCCCATACCAACCGCGATTGCACTCCTTCAAGGAAGAAACACCGAAACAACCTCTTCTTATCGGAAAAGTGGTGTCGGAGCGGCACTTCCATTTTGATCCGGACGTGTTGGAATGCCCGGACAATGTCTGCCTCGTCGGTTACTGGCAGGATGAGCGTTACTTCGGGGAAATCAGGGACATTCTTCTTCGAGAACTCACCCTGAAATCGCCTCCGGCTGGAGCCACAAAAGCAGTGCTGGAGAGAATTCAGCGCAGCAGCTCCGTCTCTCTCCACGTCCGCCGGGGAGACAAGACGAAATCTTCCAGCTATCATTGCACTTCCCTCGAGTACTGCCTGGCAGCGATGTCCGAGATGCGGGCCAGACTCCAAGCGCCCACCTTCTTTGTGTTCAGTGATGATTGGGATTGGGTCAGAGAGCAAATTCCTTGCTCTTCATCTGTCATACATGTCGATCACAATCGCGCTGAAGACGTATCGGAGGATTTTCGACTGATGAAGTCCTGCGATCATCACATCATCGCCTCCAGTTCTCTCAGTTGGTGGGCTGCGTGGCTGGGAACCAATGAAAATTCCTTTGTCTTCAGCCCCCCTGCAGACCGCTGGTTAAATTTTTCGAACCACTTTACAGCGGACGTCCTGCCTCCCCATTGGATCCAGTTGGACGGAAGTTCGCTGTTGCCGGCTCAATGA
- a CDS encoding DUF268 domain-containing protein, with product MTSLLGRSLNFAARKLRQLQLERQFKTEFRQFESMSQAAGVSTPMPWEKSWALMDDRTATTGFDTHYVYFPAWAARIIHSTAPALHIDLSSTLHFAAIVSGFVPVEFYDYRPANLRLSNLTTGKCDLTNLHFESNSILSLSCMHVVEHIGLGRYGDQLDPVGDQRAMQELIRVLAPGGDLLFAVPIGKPMIVFNAHRIYSYRQVINAFKDLELKEFSLVPDNAIDVGMIPNPSEAESDHQDYGCGCFWFKKPR from the coding sequence ATGACATCCCTGCTCGGCCGATCTCTCAACTTTGCAGCGAGGAAGCTCAGGCAACTCCAGCTGGAAAGGCAATTCAAAACAGAATTCCGTCAATTCGAATCCATGTCACAGGCGGCAGGAGTCTCCACCCCAATGCCTTGGGAGAAAAGTTGGGCGTTGATGGACGACAGAACTGCCACAACCGGATTTGACACCCATTACGTCTATTTTCCTGCATGGGCGGCACGCATCATTCATTCAACTGCCCCAGCCCTTCATATTGATCTATCTTCAACTCTCCACTTCGCAGCGATCGTTTCCGGATTCGTCCCAGTGGAATTCTACGACTACCGCCCAGCAAATCTAAGACTGTCCAACCTCACCACTGGAAAGTGTGACCTCACCAACCTGCATTTTGAGTCCAACTCAATCCTTTCACTGTCCTGCATGCATGTGGTGGAGCACATCGGGTTGGGTCGCTATGGTGATCAGTTGGACCCCGTGGGCGATCAACGGGCCATGCAGGAACTGATTCGGGTTCTCGCTCCCGGAGGAGATCTCCTTTTCGCGGTTCCTATTGGCAAACCAATGATCGTATTCAATGCCCACCGCATCTACTCCTACCGCCAGGTGATCAACGCATTCAAAGATCTTGAGCTTAAAGAGTTCAGCCTTGTTCCAGACAATGCCATTGACGTTGGCATGATTCCAAACCCGAGTGAAGCCGAGTCTGATCATCAGGACTATGGATGTGGGTGTTTCTGGTTCAAAAAACCCCGATAG
- a CDS encoding ABC transporter ATP-binding protein: MSDYIISIENLGKKYALRHATTTARYTALRDVITNKVGALFRPAKQEIARSEDFWALKDVSFEVKQGEVLGIIGRNGAGKSTLLKILSRITEPTRGRVTLRGRVSSLLEVGTGFHPELTGRENIYLNGAILGMTISEIRSKFDEIVAFAEIERFLDTPVKHYSSGMHVRLAFAVAAHLEPEVLIVDEVLAVGDAEFQKRCLGKMQDVAQSGRTVLFVSHQLNVISTLCRRCILLEAGSKKLDGPTNDVIAAYLSSTESVVSEWKGIATAALADASFSVTRFALVDEELQSLKQDIPGHSKFGVLIEGVIEEPTPLLTLGYAIYADNGQLLWWSLQTDTAEQCWPVLSRGPNRFISWIPQNMLNEGSYRFELIVSIHWSKWISQPMANAPSVSLQVRGGLSESPYWVEARPGVLAPVLPFIKL; encoded by the coding sequence ATGTCGGATTACATCATCAGCATCGAAAACCTCGGAAAGAAGTATGCCCTGCGCCACGCGACAACAACAGCTCGCTATACCGCCCTCAGAGATGTAATCACCAACAAGGTTGGCGCCCTATTCCGCCCGGCAAAGCAGGAAATTGCACGATCTGAAGATTTTTGGGCACTTAAAGATGTTTCATTCGAAGTCAAACAAGGTGAAGTTCTTGGCATCATTGGGCGAAATGGAGCTGGCAAGTCCACGCTTCTCAAGATTCTTTCTCGGATCACCGAACCTACGAGGGGACGTGTGACCCTTCGCGGGCGAGTCTCCAGTCTCCTTGAGGTGGGAACTGGCTTTCATCCTGAACTCACTGGCCGAGAGAACATCTACCTCAACGGGGCCATATTGGGGATGACCATCTCCGAAATTAGAAGCAAATTCGATGAAATAGTCGCATTTGCCGAAATAGAACGATTTCTCGACACACCAGTCAAACACTATAGCAGCGGAATGCATGTTCGACTCGCATTCGCTGTGGCGGCCCACCTGGAACCCGAAGTCTTGATAGTTGACGAGGTGCTTGCGGTCGGTGACGCAGAATTCCAAAAACGCTGCTTGGGGAAAATGCAGGATGTTGCCCAGAGCGGAAGAACAGTATTGTTCGTCAGCCATCAGCTGAACGTCATTTCCACGCTTTGCCGCCGTTGCATCCTACTGGAGGCGGGCTCGAAAAAACTCGACGGGCCGACCAACGACGTGATAGCGGCCTACCTTAGCTCAACAGAATCTGTTGTTTCTGAATGGAAAGGTATTGCAACCGCTGCCCTTGCGGACGCTTCATTTAGCGTCACTAGATTTGCGCTTGTGGACGAAGAGTTGCAGTCGCTGAAGCAAGACATACCAGGCCACTCCAAGTTTGGGGTACTTATTGAAGGCGTCATTGAGGAGCCGACCCCCCTTTTGACATTGGGCTATGCAATCTACGCTGACAACGGCCAACTTCTTTGGTGGTCACTGCAAACTGATACCGCTGAACAATGTTGGCCAGTTCTGTCTCGTGGACCGAACCGTTTTATCAGTTGGATTCCACAGAATATGTTAAACGAGGGCTCGTATCGATTTGAACTTATTGTGAGTATCCACTGGTCCAAATGGATCAGTCAACCGATGGCTAACGCCCCTTCTGTTTCGCTCCAAGTGAGAGGTGGCTTGAGCGAGTCTCCCTACTGGGTGGAAGCACGACCAGGCGTTTTGGCCCCTGTATTACCCTTTATCAAACTTTAG
- a CDS encoding ABC transporter permease yields MPPDPKTILVIEAGRTEAHYWRDLWRYRELFAFLAWRDILVRYKQTVIGIAWALLRPLLTMLIFTVIFGKVAKLDSGPLPYAILVGAAMLPWQFFANALTESSQSLVSNSNLISKVYFPRLILPASAVVVSLVDFVISFAILAGLMVWYQHIPGWQVFALPAFVVLAILAALGPGLLITALNVKYRDFRYIIPFIVQFGLFISPVGFRTSLIPEQWRLLYSLNPMVGVIDGFRWCFGDESGLSTTGFFCSLATSGLLLIVGVRYFRRMERRFADII; encoded by the coding sequence ATGCCGCCAGACCCCAAAACCATTTTGGTAATTGAAGCCGGCCGTACGGAGGCCCACTACTGGCGTGACCTCTGGCGCTATCGCGAGCTTTTTGCGTTTCTTGCCTGGCGGGACATCCTGGTGCGATACAAGCAAACGGTGATTGGCATCGCTTGGGCGCTTCTTCGACCACTGCTCACCATGCTCATCTTTACCGTCATCTTTGGAAAAGTCGCCAAACTCGATTCCGGCCCGTTGCCTTACGCAATTCTGGTAGGAGCGGCCATGCTTCCATGGCAATTCTTCGCGAACGCTCTGACCGAGTCCAGCCAGAGTCTTGTTTCAAACTCGAATCTCATTTCCAAGGTCTATTTCCCCCGCCTCATCTTGCCGGCCAGCGCGGTTGTAGTAAGCCTGGTGGACTTCGTCATTTCCTTCGCCATCCTCGCTGGGCTTATGGTGTGGTACCAGCACATCCCGGGCTGGCAGGTCTTCGCCCTGCCCGCATTTGTCGTCCTTGCCATCTTGGCCGCGCTTGGGCCTGGCCTCCTGATAACAGCGCTAAATGTCAAGTACCGAGATTTTCGCTACATCATCCCCTTCATCGTCCAATTTGGTCTGTTCATCTCTCCCGTAGGCTTTCGCACTTCGCTCATCCCGGAACAATGGCGCCTGCTCTACTCATTGAACCCCATGGTAGGCGTTATTGACGGCTTCCGTTGGTGCTTCGGGGATGAATCCGGCTTATCCACCACGGGCTTCTTTTGCTCCCTTGCAACTTCTGGGCTCCTTCTCATCGTAGGAGTCCGTTACTTCCGAAGAATGGAACGACGCTTCGCAGATATCATATAG
- a CDS encoding YdcF family protein → MITFLARLAFRLVKLILVVAVLLGVAWIFRESLLRTAARTWVVDDPVLKADAIVVLGGGRDWRPFTAADMYLAGQSTVVLVTQPEKSPSQNLLQQPSEAEINTTVLTKKGVPSTAIRPLGQNVTSTRDEALALRDWVIAHQAKDILIPTDPFHTRRARWIFQRALEGTGATVHVRAIPHPRYSETDWWRHEDGFIAFQTELAKSLYYLLNY, encoded by the coding sequence GTGATCACATTCCTCGCCCGTCTCGCCTTCCGGCTGGTCAAGCTCATCCTCGTCGTCGCGGTGCTGCTCGGTGTGGCGTGGATTTTCCGAGAATCCCTGCTTAGAACCGCCGCCCGTACCTGGGTGGTGGATGATCCTGTCCTAAAAGCAGATGCCATAGTCGTTTTGGGCGGAGGAAGGGACTGGCGCCCCTTTACCGCCGCAGACATGTATCTTGCGGGGCAGTCTACGGTTGTTCTGGTGACACAGCCAGAGAAGAGCCCATCACAGAATCTCTTGCAGCAGCCCAGCGAGGCCGAAATCAACACCACTGTTCTCACAAAAAAAGGGGTCCCATCCACAGCCATTCGGCCCCTTGGTCAAAATGTCACAAGCACACGGGACGAGGCCCTCGCCCTTCGTGATTGGGTCATCGCGCATCAAGCAAAGGACATATTGATCCCCACAGACCCATTCCACACCCGACGCGCCCGTTGGATTTTTCAACGGGCTCTGGAGGGAACCGGCGCAACTGTACATGTTCGGGCCATTCCCCACCCTCGCTACTCAGAGACGGATTGGTGGAGGCACGAGGATGGATTCATCGCCTTTCAAACTGAACTGGCGAAAAGCCTGTATTACCTGTTGAACTACTAG
- a CDS encoding carbamoyltransferase family protein, with translation MFVLGLNAYHGDSSAAILQDGQVIAAVEEERFRRIKHWAGLPTESIKYCLEVAGISYGDLRHIAINLDPKVNHGRRLLHVLRHLPSPKLILARLAKLGKTTSLRDTLNTAFPGQPLHPEAQVHHVEHHLAHLASSYLCSPFEEAVNVSVDGMGDFASAAWGMGRGQDLSVDGRVYFPHSLGIFYSALTQWLGFPHYGDEYKVMGLAPYGQPHFLDQMRQIVRVQPDGTFQLDLRYFRHHREAVPYSWDNGSPEVGTLFTPELEALLGPARKKDEPLEQRHRNIARSIQAMFEEALFALLEQLHPRYRCDALTLSGGCAMNSVANGKVYQRSPFKKLYIQSAAGDAGGAIGSAMVVAQTFPNSKFKIQNSKLAAQIAPSSADPSPAIPNSAAKNSSFIIPNSTLAPLPRHHCRHAYWGPEYTEADFTTLLESEKARLDEAGCHISLHPDAAPLCDAVARAISEGKVIGWFQGRLEWGPRALGNRSILGDPRRADMKDILNAKIKRRESFRPFAPSVLREEVPAWFETDDDVPFMMQVFQLREEKRPQIPAVTHVDGSGRLQTVSADTNPIYHQLISRFHALTGVPMVLNTSFNENEPVVCHPREALECFLRTKMDVLVLGGYLVVR, from the coding sequence TTCGTTCTCGGCCTCAATGCCTACCACGGCGACTCCTCCGCCGCCATCCTCCAGGACGGGCAGGTCATTGCTGCCGTCGAAGAGGAGCGCTTCCGCCGCATCAAGCACTGGGCGGGCCTCCCCACCGAGTCCATCAAGTACTGCCTGGAGGTGGCCGGCATCTCCTATGGCGACCTCCGCCATATCGCCATCAACCTTGACCCCAAGGTCAACCATGGACGGCGACTCCTCCATGTCTTGCGGCACCTCCCCTCCCCAAAGCTGATCCTGGCCAGGCTCGCCAAACTGGGCAAGACCACCAGCCTGCGTGACACGCTCAACACCGCCTTCCCCGGTCAGCCTCTGCACCCAGAGGCGCAGGTGCACCACGTGGAGCACCACCTGGCCCACCTCGCCTCTTCCTACCTCTGCAGCCCCTTCGAGGAAGCGGTCAATGTTTCCGTGGACGGCATGGGCGACTTCGCCTCCGCCGCCTGGGGCATGGGCCGCGGCCAGGACCTCTCTGTGGATGGGCGCGTGTACTTTCCCCATTCCCTGGGCATCTTCTACTCCGCCCTCACCCAGTGGCTGGGCTTCCCGCACTATGGGGATGAGTACAAGGTGATGGGCCTCGCCCCCTACGGCCAGCCCCATTTCCTGGACCAGATGCGCCAGATCGTCCGCGTGCAGCCCGATGGGACCTTCCAGCTCGACCTGCGCTACTTCCGCCACCATCGGGAGGCCGTACCCTACTCCTGGGACAACGGCTCCCCAGAGGTCGGCACCCTCTTCACCCCGGAACTGGAAGCCCTCCTCGGCCCTGCTCGGAAAAAGGACGAACCGCTGGAGCAGCGGCATCGCAACATCGCCCGCTCCATCCAGGCCATGTTTGAGGAGGCCCTCTTCGCCCTCCTGGAGCAGTTGCACCCCCGTTATCGCTGTGATGCCCTCACCCTTAGCGGCGGCTGTGCCATGAACTCCGTAGCCAACGGCAAGGTTTACCAGCGCAGCCCTTTCAAGAAACTCTACATCCAGAGCGCCGCTGGCGATGCCGGCGGGGCCATCGGCTCCGCCATGGTCGTCGCGCAGACATTTCCGAATTCAAAATTCAAAATTCAAAATTCAAAATTGGCAGCCCAGATCGCCCCCAGTTCCGCCGACCCAAGTCCGGCCATTCCGAATTCCGCAGCTAAAAATTCCTCATTCATCATTCCTAATTCAACATTAGCCCCCCTGCCCCGTCACCACTGCCGCCACGCCTACTGGGGCCCAGAGTACACGGAGGCCGACTTCACCACGCTGCTGGAGTCAGAGAAAGCCCGCCTGGATGAAGCAGGCTGCCACATCTCCCTGCACCCTGACGCAGCCCCCCTCTGCGACGCCGTCGCCCGCGCGATCAGCGAAGGCAAGGTCATTGGCTGGTTCCAGGGCCGCCTTGAATGGGGACCGCGCGCCCTGGGCAACCGTTCCATCCTTGGCGATCCGCGCCGCGCCGACATGAAGGACATCCTCAACGCCAAGATCAAGCGTCGCGAATCCTTCCGGCCCTTCGCCCCCAGCGTCCTTCGGGAGGAAGTGCCCGCCTGGTTCGAGACCGACGACGACGTGCCTTTCATGATGCAGGTCTTCCAGCTCCGTGAGGAGAAGCGCCCCCAGATCCCCGCCGTCACCCATGTGGACGGCAGCGGCCGCCTCCAGACCGTCTCCGCCGACACCAACCCCATCTACCACCAGCTCATCAGCCGCTTCCACGCCCTCACTGGCGTGCCCATGGTGCTGAACACCTCCTTCAACGAGAACGAACCCGTCGTCTGCCATCCGCGCGAGGCCCTGGAGTGCTTTCTTCGAACCAAGATGGATGTGTTGGTGCTGGGCGGGTATTTGGTGGTGAGGTAG